Within Cygnus atratus isolate AKBS03 ecotype Queensland, Australia unplaced genomic scaffold, CAtr_DNAZoo_HiC_assembly HiC_scaffold_103, whole genome shotgun sequence, the genomic segment GTGCGCGCCCTGCTCAGGAACAGCCCAGCCCCTCGCAGCCCGTCCCCGGGAGGAGCTCGAGCCTggtgccagccccggggcaggcCGACTCCTCTGTCGGCAGGGACCAGTGGCTGCTCTCTGGCCGTGGGGTGCAGGGCGGCCCCACCACCACACATCTTCCCCCTGTGCTCCCTGGGGCCGGGCGCCCTCCGGAACCTGCCCCCGGGGGAAGCACTGGGCGCCGCGCGAGCCACAGGGACGCCTGCTCCCGCTGGTGCCTTTATTCAATAAGTTAATACGCCTCCTCTCCAGCCGGGCTGTGTCGGGCGAGGGGCCGCTCCCGCAGCAGGGGACGGCAGCGCCAGCGCAGCCGCGGGGCCCACGCTTAGTTGGTGAGGGTGATCAGAGCCTCCACCACGTTGCCCATGTGCTCCCGGAGGCTGCGCTCTGCAGCCGCCCGCGAAATCTCCATCTCGTTCATCTGCAGGAAGACAGCCGCCGCCCGCTGCAGCAGGCACCAAACGGCCGCGGGCCCGGCCCGGGCAGGGCTCGGCCCGCCTGGGGCGCCGCAGCCCCGGGCCGCCGGGATTCCCCAGCCGGGGCGGTGCCAGCCCCCGGGCACCGGGGCTGGGGAcgcgctgccccccgcccccgccgccacTTACGATCAGCTCCAGGTCTTCCTTCTTGATGGTGACTTTCGccagctccttctccctgcAACGAGGCAGCGCCCGCCGCCGGTGAGGGCCGGGCCTCCCCCCTCGCCCGGGCACGCTCCGCGGCGGGACGGCTCCGTCTCCCCCAGGACGCGGCGCCGGGGCCGAGCGCGGGGCCGCTCCGTTACCTCTCCTGCTTCGCCTTCTGCTCCCGGGACCGCCGGTCTCCGATCACCGACATGGCCTGGCGGGACGAGCGCGGTCACGGCGGGGCGCGGCAccgggggcaccgggaccccccggccccccccggcccgccgggagccccccgggagccccccggcccccccccccgccgcccccccccggccgcacCGTCTCGAGGTTGGAGCTCTGGATCTCCTTCTCCTCCGCGTAGTCCGTCACCCTCTCCAGGTCCGCCGCCCCGCTGTCGTGCTTCCGCGGCTTCTCGGCCGCCCTCCCGCCCGCCCCgtcgctgccgccgccgccggagcCGTTGGGCTCggtctccagctccagctccacgTCCCCCTCGGCCGCCATCGCGCCGCCCGCACGCCCGCTTCCGGCCACGTGACGGCGGCGGAAGCAGCGAGAGGGCTCCGCCGGGCGGGAGCGGCGCCCCCGGGGTGCGAGAGCGCCCCCGGGCGGCGGGAGGCCGGCGGGCGGTGCCGGGGCTCTCCGCCCGCCCCAGGCCCGGGGGGGCCCGCAGGGGCCGTGCGCTGCTCCCCGCCTCGGTTCCCCCGCCTCAGCCCCCCCTCACCCGCACTTCCCCAGCGCCAGCCGTCGCCACGGCACCGGCAGTGCCACCGTGTCCCCATAGCCCCCCCGAACACAGcccccaaacacccccccccaaacacagcccccaaacaccccccccaaacacagcccccaaacacccccccccaaacacagcCCCCGAACACCGCCCCGAACACAGCACCCAAACACCCCCCCGAACAcccccccaaacaccccccccAAACACAGCCCCCAAACAGCCCCCAAACACAGCCTCCAAACACAGCCCccaaacaacccccccaaacacccccccaaacacccccccaaaccccccccaaacaccccccccaaacccccctcCAAACAcccccccaaacacccccccccaaacacagcCCCCGAACACAGCCCCCAAacacccccccaaaacccccccaaaacaccccccaaacaccccccccaaacaccccccccaa encodes:
- the HYPK gene encoding huntingtin-interacting protein K, which produces MAAEGDVELELETEPNGSGGGGSDGAGGRAAEKPRKHDSGAADLERVTDYAEEKEIQSSNLETAMSVIGDRRSREQKAKQEREKELAKVTIKKEDLELIMNEMEISRAAAERSLREHMGNVVEALITLTN